The region ACCTGCTCAATGGAAACCTGAGCTTGTTCCAGTGTAACAAGGATACTGTTACAGACGGCTTTCACGGCCCATTTGAAAACATTCCTGCCGTCCATCTGCAGATAGGTTTTCCCTTCACGAAGATCAGACTCCGTGAAGGGGTGGAGTGTCCCGCCAGCAGGCCGATCCAGAAGACTCGCCCCGGAGCCATCCGAACCGAGCTGATATCGCACCAGACCTTGCTTTTCGTCGCCCCGGCCCAGGACAACAGCACCAGCGCCATCTCCAAACAACGGTGCCACCTTAGGATCCCGCGGATTGACAATGCGGCTGTTGCAATCCCCGCCAATCACAAGAGCTCGCCGACTATTTCCAGTAACAATAAACTGAGCTGCCGTTGCTAACGCATAAGTAAATCCTGAACAGGCCGCCGCCAGATCCATGGCTGGAGCTTCAATACCCAGATGGGCCTGCACGAGATTGGCTGTCGATGGGCAGAGATGATCAGGTGTGAAAGTCCCAATAACGACCAGATCCACTTCGTCGGCTGTGATTCCCGCATCGGCCATTGCCCGCTGTGCGGCCACAATGCACAGGTGGCTGGTGGCCTGCCCTTCAGCCACATAACGACGCGAGAGAATTCCAGTTCGCTGTTCAATCCACTCGGGATCAATGCCACAACGCTCCTGAAGCTCGGCATTGGTTACGACCTGATCGGGAACATACGCCCCGACACCCAGGATCTGAAAACCCAAAAGCTGTGATGTCCGCGTTGGCCATTGAGGGTCTGCAGTTCTCACGGGCTTCTTCACAACTTCGCCACCGGGTGCTGGTTCACCATGGGAAACTGACTGAAGATGACCGTTGGTTTTCTGAGAACTCGGACTGGTCTCATATGAGGATGTGATCTCAGATGATGTCGACTCGACAATTTTTTCTATCACTTGAGCCTCTTCGGCAATTCGGTGCGTCTCTGCCATTTGCAGAAGATCCAGCGGCAGACCTTCGGGCATCATCGACTCTCGAATCTTTTGTCCGATCGATGCATCATGCATATCGAGAATCCAGAACACTCGAATCATCGACACATCGTGAACACCCGGTGCCAGACAAAAAAGGTGTCGACGCTTTCAATGATCTGTGTCAACCAATATGGAAAACTTAACTCCGTTGCATGCTACCGCTTACGCACTTTGAATTCTAGCCAACATATCGGGACCTGATGGACTTCCCGACGAATTTTCACGGGTCCACGAATTGCCATTTTCGCTGTAGGAAACTCATGTCCAGCCATCGCATTGCCCTGAAGGGCCCATGGGACTATCTGTGGACCAGTTTGACGAAAAACCAGCAATTTCAAGGCTCTGCAAAGATGCCTGTCGAATACACCCGCCTCC is a window of Planctopirus limnophila DSM 3776 DNA encoding:
- a CDS encoding 3-oxoacyl-ACP synthase III family protein: MHDASIGQKIRESMMPEGLPLDLLQMAETHRIAEEAQVIEKIVESTSSEITSSYETSPSSQKTNGHLQSVSHGEPAPGGEVVKKPVRTADPQWPTRTSQLLGFQILGVGAYVPDQVVTNAELQERCGIDPEWIEQRTGILSRRYVAEGQATSHLCIVAAQRAMADAGITADEVDLVVIGTFTPDHLCPSTANLVQAHLGIEAPAMDLAAACSGFTYALATAAQFIVTGNSRRALVIGGDCNSRIVNPRDPKVAPLFGDGAGAVVLGRGDEKQGLVRYQLGSDGSGASLLDRPAGGTLHPFTESDLREGKTYLQMDGRNVFKWAVKAVCNSILVTLEQAQVSIEQVSMFILHQANLRIINHVAEDLGIQQDRIYNNLDKYGNTSAGSIPIALAEVIASGRLQRGELLLICGFGAGLTWGTCLLRW